In a genomic window of Helianthus annuus cultivar XRQ/B chromosome 10, HanXRQr2.0-SUNRISE, whole genome shotgun sequence:
- the LOC110883168 gene encoding protein MODIFIED TRANSPORT TO THE VACUOLE 1, whose protein sequence is MVMWVLKGQLGPMKALRVIKYSVGKSGVEFWREMQRNSVAVRQLVHYKGQPDLLKGNALNKSVRETAQEALTAIFAGEDNNKPPQTKGLARRIEGFGNTNYNMPPSEDKKSFLSEVVGIGSTTIKLGLNSIAQAQTPKNDTGTYRSPNLRRSLTNETSYNDNNPLSTNASGPWSQDNKISQTYINNGSASSSYSQEKSREKRLLETIVTSGGVRLQPTRDAIQMFLSEATKLNALALSHALEVKLQSHMWQLKNNGLPKWIGITREETSFLI, encoded by the exons GAATTTTGGAGGGAAATGCAAAGGAACTCAGTGGCTGTTCGGCAACTAGTTCACTATAAAGGACAACCGGATCTTTTAAAGGGTAATGCACTTAATAAGTCCGTTAGGGAAACTGCACAGGAGGCTTTAACAGCTATTTTTGCTGGTGAAGACAACAATAAACCGCCACAAACCAAAGGTCTTGCACGGCGGATTGAAGGTTTCGGTAATACCAATTATAACATGCCACCGTCTGAGGATAAGAAGTCATTTCTTAGTGAAGTGGTTGGCATTGGAAGCACAACAATTAAGCTTGGTTTGAATAGTATAGCACAAGCTCAAACCCCTAAAAACGACACGGGAACTTATAGGAGCCCGAATTTGCGAAGATCATTGACTAATGAAACTAGTTACAATGATAACAATCCGTTATCAACAAATGCTTCCGGACCATGGAGTCAGGATAATAAAATAAGTCAAACGTATATTAACAATGGGAGTGCAAGCTCAAGTTATTCACAGGAAAAGAGCCGTGAAAAGAGGTTATTAGAGACCATTGTTACATCTGGTGGTGTTCGTCTTCAACCAACTCGCGATGCCATTCAGATGTTTCTTTCGGAGGCCACAAAGTTGAATGCTTTAGCTTTGAGTCACGCGTTAGAAGTCAAGCTCCAGTCGCACATGTGGCAG CTAAAGAACAATGGGCTACCCAAATGGATTGGTATCACAAGGGAAGAAACCTCTTTTCTCATTTAG